Part of the Henckelia pumila isolate YLH828 chromosome 2, ASM3356847v2, whole genome shotgun sequence genome is shown below.
CGGTCGGATTCCCAGATGGTACTACATACTCATTGGCGCCTAGCCTGAGCaagactttgtagttggccagTCACCCCATTCATCTcacgttgcatgcatcatattagtTTTGTGTACTCATATTTACGTACTGATCGTTAGTCTCTCACGTTCATGGTTTTATTTTGGACACCTAATACTACGGGACAGGTCTCAGGTTAGAAGATGCGAGTGGATCGAGGCAGGGTTAGATACAGGTCCAGGAGCTGCTGGAACATATGTACCTACAGTCAGTTGTATGTTGTAAATATGTATGGAAAAATACATTTGGGTTTTTAGTACCGTTTGTATTCCGTCGGTTTCTTTTGTAGTAGATTTTTAAGTTTTCGCAATAAACTGTATTATTCTAATAAgtatttttatattaagctGATTGCATGCTTCACTAGTAGTTAGTAGATGATCTAGACTGGGTCactatatttaaaatatcttttataatatatatatatatatatatatctactcATATATCAGTGAAATTACCGGATGTATTTTTTaatgtgaaaaataaaaattttgaaataaaaagtaatatattAATTGGGTCGAATTTGTCCCACAAAATTGATCGATTAAATGGTGGAATTTTTGTCTTTATAAATATAGATTCCGCTCGGTGCGGAAAATAACACATTGAATAAAACACTGATTGACCACTTATCTTTGTTTTGTTCAAGTTAACAAGTTCTACAAACGATTATATCATTCtcttatcaaattatattgACTTATCACCCTTATATGTAGACAATTAAATAGTAAGATTATGTATCTTTTATTATTCCACCCACGAGCGTACCCACAACATAGTATAAAAGTATAGTGTAAAACAAACAATATTTTACGTTAAAaattataacatatatatatgtcacGTATCTATATTATTAAACTTACATTTTAGTATCATGGTCCGTCATTGTAATGTCAAAGTtatcataatttaatttaactATCATATTAAGTATGAATGAGATTTTGGTAAATTGATAtgtccaatattttttttttatcttttgatagctatttaattatgaaaatatcatatttactCTTTTTTTTTGGTCATTCGGTAGATATTTATATAcggaaactttttttttttttttgtatttttttatcgcaccatttatttatttatttttgtttttcattaaaatagatttttcaAGTACGCAACGCTTACATCCGAGTACTAGTATTAATTAACTTTTAATTGAGTTAGCAAAACTTATTAGATCATAATTATATTCTCATTATACAATTTTACTGTAccttttattttcttaaaataaccattctttttaaattttgaatgttatcattatttatatttaaacttCAATCACAtctctattattttattaaagttgagATATATATAGTAACTGCTTCTTCTTAAATAATGTGAGGACACCAAAGTTTTTTTTCCCCCATTTTTCCCTTTATTTTACTCTTTTCGTGAAAAAAATTTGTGCCCATTTTAAAAAGCATATCACTTAGAAATACATCAATCTCTACACCCTGCATTccccaaaaaatagaatttagTTACTGAACTATCAACACTTCTTAAAAAAAACTGAACCACCAACACGTTTATTCATATTTTCACACGCAAAGCATATGCTTATCccattagtatttaattatattttaaaattttagatcgttttatcatttttaattaaaatatatatataaaaatttattaatttaaaatattaaaaattatcacATTTTTTTATAAACAACACACACGATACAAAGAAACCACATATGCACTTCAAAAGCCATGAAATTATCACATTAGAAGTATGGAAATGCTACCTATGAAATACCATGAATAGCGTGGAGATATTTTATTGGCCAAATCATATGAGTCCCACGTAAATCACGTGGAGTCCACGTCATTTGGGCGAATGAAGCCTGCCACGCTACACCAATTATTCGAAACTCACGGATTTCTTCCACACGCACAGACACAGTATGCTAATTGCTATCTGATCCGAGTAACAAAATTTTTTTGGGTTTCCGTTTGGCAATTTGTCAAGCCCAAAATCAAGAATTCGTAGATTTCAACATTTCACCTCAGAAGTTGAAAAAATATAGAAAACAAGAATCACGGATAAGAAATTCCGCCTTGCAAATAAATCTGATTCTGTCGGCTCGTTGACAGAGAACAAACCCGGATCCCAAATCTCCTCGGAGGAGGAATATCCCGGATTCCATGTGTTCTAGAAGCAGAGGAACATGGGTTTTGATCTTTCTGGTCATTATTGCAACCTTATACGCCGAAACCTCGTCGTCGAAGGTAGACCCTTTTGCAGCTAAGAAGAAGCGCATGAGTGAGAAAGTGCGCCAGATGTAATGCTCTCTTCTGGGTGTTCACCCGCTCACTCCATTTCATAATTCTTGccaaatttccttcaattttcTTGTGCTCATTTTTATTGATTCATTTACCTGTTTGTTACCTCTATTGGATTCTCGGTTTTCcagtaagttttttttttctttgaactgCCTTGAAATTTGATAGAGGAAGGTGGAGGTAATTAATGTATTTTATGTGAGAAAAACTTACCGAAAAATTGTTGCTGTATCCTCCTGGTGGTGATGAGCTTGGGTATAAGAAATTATCAGCTTCTTTTAGTGATGGGTAACTTGAACAAGGAATGTCTATTTTGATTGTGTTAAAGTAGTTATATTCATTGTTCAGTAGAAATGCTAGCAGTGGATTGTTCAGCTGAATGGATCCGTGTGCTGTGTGCAATTAGGTGTCCccactttttaaatttattttcactGACTTAAGAGGAGTAATAGAGCTATCTTACTTTGCTTGATGGATTGTGGTTTGGGTTTTCGGCATAAACATCCAAAACATTTTGTCCGAGAGGATATTTTCTATGCGATTCTGAGGCTTGAGCAAGTGCTCTGATACTAAGATATTCTTAATGTTGTAAGTGAGAATATGAAATGTAAAGTGTGTTAACAAAACGAATAGGCATTTAAGGGAAACTCTTAAGTCTTAATCATGGCACTTCTAATTAGGCATCTTCAGTTTTTCTTTCTCAGGATACTTGTTAAACTTCAAAATCTTGTCCTTTTATAAGTGTAGTAGCATAACCACATTTTGTTCTTATTACATCAGTATTTGCTGCAAAATTTAGAAGTTGGTGTAGTCAAAGTATCTGAAGTAATTATTGGCAAACATTCAATATTTTTTGTGGTATTATAATTGTTCATAAGGAAATGTTGCAGATGAGAGAAATGTAGAGGCACAAACAGTCAACTATAAGCGAAAAGATAGTGATCTGTTACAATGAGTCAGACTTGATTATCAATATTGAATTATTTCCTCTCCATGCCAGGTTTTATCATGCTTATGGGAACTACATGACATATGCTTTTCCGGTTAGTCATTGATAAGATAAATATGATAGAAAATTTTCTGCTGGGAGGAACAGAGTTGATGAATGAttgcaatttaattttttgcagCACGATGAATTAAAACCTTTGACAAAAACTTTCACAGATTCTCTTATTGAGCTAGGAAATCTCAAGGTGAGCAATGCACCTTACTGGAATGTACTAACATTGAGTAAATTAACTATATTTGGTCAAATTATAGCTTGAACGCCTACCACAAGGGTACAATGGATCAGCACTGACGCTTATTGAATCATTATCCAGGTTCGACATGGTGATTTCTCCGAGTTTGGAGACTTAGGTGTTAATTTTAGATTGTTTTGTATTTGGTGTCTCATAATGGCCTGAAATTGAAGCCTGTGTGCTGAACCTCTCTCTTTTTTGCCAGCCTAGCAATATTGGGAAATTGTACTGAGTTTGAAAGGGCTGTTAATTGGCTATCTGAAAATCTAACATTCGATGTTGATGCGAGGATAAATCTTTTTGAGGTAATATGTCAACTGATTCTTTTATTCTAGTGTCTACATTATCGATTGAAACTTCATTTagtttgattttatcattttatgCAATTGCCATTTGAGATTTCCTTGATGGAGCACCATAGTGACAATGTTCTCCGTTCTTGGTCAGGTTTTATTGGATTTTAATTGTTTCACCTCATTGATTCTGTAGTGCAACATAAGAGTACTTGGAGGACTTGTTTCTGCTCATATTCTTGCAACTGATTCTACAAACAGGTTAACTGGAGGAACTTACAAAAACCAACTTCTTGTCCTGGCTGAAGAGTTAGGGCAGAGGTTTTTACCTGCTTTTGACACCCCTACTGGGCTGCCATATGCATGGATCAATTTGAAGGTacttcttgaaatatgaatttgagAATCGGAACAAATTGTATTTGGACATTCTGTGTTATGCTGAGAAGGTTAAAAAAACCTTTGCCATGTATTTGTAAATCAACACTGTAAACCCTTGGCTGATATTTTGGTGGTAAGGGTGCTCCTTATATGGCTATTCATGAAATTACTGTGAGAATAGAGTCCTCAAAATTCCGAAGTTGAAAATGGCATGCTGACATTTTTTAAGAAAcactaatatatttattttcttcttcCCTTTATAACAATAAAAAAGATTTCTAACTTATGTTTATAACTCGGTCAGATATTCATATAGTTTTAAAACATTGTTGTTCTGTGCATCCTTCTGTTTGGAAGAGTTAAATTTGACACTTTTAGCAACTGTATAAATTTCTTCCCTTCACGAGTCTAAACTTTTAACATGGTGTAGCAAGTAATCATTTATAAATGGCTTCAAATCAAAGCGTCTGTCCCTAGCCAAAGGTAAAATATGGATAGAGGACGCTTCTGGTTAAATTCTGCCACCTCTTGTCCCAAATGTATTTCTATGGGGCAGAAAATACTTTGAAAGGTGAAAAGTGTTTGGATAGGTGAGTTCTTCATTATGGATTACATTTAATTATGATTGCATTTACTGAAAGCACAAGCATGCTAATCTTGCATGTATCTGATGATTGTGAATTATGTTGTTACTATTGGTTGAAATTTTAGTCGTTTGTTAGCATTTCTTAGTAGAAACTTTGGCTCCGAGTTGCCAGAGAAACAATATTCTTGCTATCTGTGATAATTTGGGTTTTGGAGTTGTTTAATCTGATTGAATTTTACGATGTGGTCAATCAATTTTTATTAATAGGCTTGTGACACATTATCCATGCAAAATTCTGTTTACAGTATGGTGTGATGGAGAATGAGATTACCGAAACAAGTACATCTGGTTGTGGTATAAACTCTTCCTCATTCTCCTTTTCTCTCTCACAAATTTACATGCACACTCGCGAATATACAGACATTTACTCTTTTCTGTTGTATGGGATCTATTTCTTGTCTTGATTTAGGTTCTCTCATTCTTGAAATGGGAGCACTATCGCATTTAACTGGGGACCCAAGGTTTGAATCTGCTGCTTTACGTGCACTTCGTAAGTTGTGGAGCATGAGGAGTTCTTTAAATCTTTTGGGAACTACGCTTGATGTAGAAACCGGAGAGTGGATTGAGTACTCGTCTGGAATTGGTGCTGGTATAGTTTATTACTGATTTCTGTAATTTTTTTGCAACCGTACTTTACGTATCGCTTGTTAGAGCCCACATATCTTTTTGCTCCACCATTTGGTTTAGATTTTTCATGTTGATTCAATTggtcaatattataaatcattaaaTCCATTATCTTACGCCACACATTCATATTCTTTTCCAGGGGTTGATTCATTTTACGAGTATTTGCTTAAAGCCCACATTTTATTTGGGAGAGAAGAATTGTGGAAGATGTTTCAGTCTGCCTACCTGGCTGTGCAAAAGTATTTTAGACACGGTCCATGGTACTATAGACAATCAACTTTCCAATTTTAAATTGTATATATGTCTCACGTTCTAAAACTGTAAAACATATTTATTCACTGTGTAAGGTACTAATGTGCATACTATACGTTTTCCCTAGTTTTCAAGGCACAGttttatttgttcaaatgataGCCTACGTTTCCTGACTTTAAAGATTACCAGATAAGATATCATGTAAAACATTTAATTCTCCTTAGGTACCATGAAGCAGACATGAGGACAGGAAGAGCAACATATTGGCAACTCACAAGCCTTCAAGCATTTTGGCCTGGTCTCCAGGTTTTCATAGCTCCATCAACCACGTATTCAATCATCAGTTTTTACAAGAACGTATAAATCTTTCTATGATGGTGATTATAGGTTCTTATTGGGGACGTTGCAGCTGCTAACTCATCTCACCGTGAATTTTTCTATGTATGGCAAAAGTTTGGAGTACTTCCAGAAAGGTATCAATCACCATGGTTCATTTTAATATTATCTTTAGTTCTCGAGGTTGCAAGGCGGATGATAAATTTTCTTGACGTATTCATATCTGTTTAGGTACCTATTAGATCATCAAATGTTGCATCCTACGGAGAAATACTATCCTTTACGCCCAGAATTGGCAGAATCAACATTTTATCTATATCAAGCAACCAAAGGTTTATTCTGTTCTCCTAAATTATAATGTTATTAGCCTTTTAATCACATATCAGGAGTGATGGCTTGCACACATGTTGGATTTGACTCTGCCACCCTGGAACATAAATTTTGGGTGATATGTTTAGAGAGTAAATGTTTTGGATTATTGTGATCATCACGACTTATGTTTTTCTCTATTTTCTAAGACATGGTTACAACTAAACTTCGACTCCATGAGCTTTGACGCATTTAACTAGTGGTCATTGGTCGGCAACTCTTATGCTATATTTTTCGGGAAGACCTGCACTTGGTAAGAGTATACAAGTGTATTGACCACTTTAGATGTGACACAGAAAATTAATTACCTAttgtatttttaaaacattCTGAAGTATCAAGTTCACAATATTAACATTCATAATATTTTTCTTTCAGTTTCGAATTTCGCTGTGTCATGCTACCGCATGCTATGTTACTGAGTtgcatgatataattttttgttgtCATCAGATCCTTGGTATCTGGAAGTGGGCGAATCAATTGTTGATTCTCTTAATTTTCACACTCGAGTGGAAGGTGGCTTTGCTAGCATTCGAGATGTAACAACTATGGAGTTGGAAGATCATCAGCATAGCTTCTTTCTCGCTGAAACGTAAGCATATATTTATATTCCATTAGCCAAGCATAGGATATACGTGAGTTTCTTGGCCATTATAtgacaacaacttaaaattttaaGCATGTTTGCAGCAGTAAAAATCTAATAAAAGCTTGTGTGGTAAACTTTTAGGGTGATTACGTCAGGTATTTTTCTTAAGATCTGTTATTATACAGGTGCAAATACTTGTATCTTCTATTTGACGACACATTTTTGGTCAACCGAAATTATGTTTTTACAACTGAAGGTCATCCATTGCCTATTTTAAGCTCTTGGCATGAAAGACTTCCTGAGGCCTATATTCCCAGTAAT
Proteins encoded:
- the LOC140885315 gene encoding alpha-mannosidase I MNS5; this encodes MCSRSRGTWVLIFLVIIATLYAETSSSKVDPFAAKKKRMSEKVRQMFYHAYGNYMTYAFPHDELKPLTKTFTDSLIELGNLKLERLPQGYNGSALTLIESLSSLAILGNCTEFERAVNWLSENLTFDVDARINLFECNIRVLGGLVSAHILATDSTNRLTGGTYKNQLLVLAEELGQRFLPAFDTPTGLPYAWINLKYGVMENEITETSTSGCGSLILEMGALSHLTGDPRFESAALRALRKLWSMRSSLNLLGTTLDVETGEWIEYSSGIGAGVDSFYEYLLKAHILFGREELWKMFQSAYLAVQKYFRHGPWYHEADMRTGRATYWQLTSLQAFWPGLQVLIGDVAAANSSHREFFYVWQKFGVLPERYLLDHQMLHPTEKYYPLRPELAESTFYLYQATKDPWYLEVGESIVDSLNFHTRVEGGFASIRDVTTMELEDHQHSFFLAETCKYLYLLFDDTFLVNRNYVFTTEGHPLPILSSWHERLPEAYIPSNWTVVESAKQPRRASAMSLQICPAIIPNCRQNHQQLESACHVPDARADHRCLIDEDCGVDSTSCRRRLCSSAGYCGIWQLM